A part of Mustela erminea isolate mMusErm1 chromosome 9, mMusErm1.Pri, whole genome shotgun sequence genomic DNA contains:
- the LOC116599128 gene encoding olfactory receptor 1038 codes for MANVNITYVSEFILKGITDRPELQAPCFVVFFIIYLVTVLGNLGLITLIRIDARLHTPMYYFLSHLAFVDVCYSSAITPKMMVNFVVELNTISFHACATQLGCFLTFMITECFLLSSMAYDRYVAICSPLHYSTLMSRRLCIQLVAVPYIYSFLVALFHTIITFRLTYCGPNVINHFYCDDLPLLALSCSDTHIKEILIFAFAGFDMICSSSIVLTSYIFIIAAILRIRSTQGRRKAISTCGSHMVAVTIFYGTLIFMYLQPKSNHSLDTDKMASVFYTVVIPMLNPLIYSLRNKEVKDASKKALDKCCETLKLLKLRK; via the coding sequence ATGGCCAATGTCAATATCACCTATGTCTCTGAGTTCATTCTAAAGGGAATTACAGACCGGCCAGAGCTTCAGGCCCCATGCTTTGTGGTGTTTTTCATCATCTATCTGGTCACAGTGCTGGGCAACCTGGGGTTGATAACCTTAATCAGGATTGATGCTCGACTCCACACACCTATGTACTATTTCCTCAGTCACTTGGCCTTTGTTGATGTTTGCTACTCCTCTGCTATCACACCAAAGATGATGGTGAATTTTGTTGTGGAACTCAATACTATTTCTTTCCATGCTTGTGCAACACAGCTGGGCTGTTTTCTCACCTTCATGATCACTGAGTGTTTCCTTTTGTCTTCCATGGCCTATGATCGCTATGTAGCCATCTGTAGTCCTCTGCACTATTCAACCCTGATGTCAAGAAGACTCTGCATTCAATTAGTGGCAGTGCCATATATATACAGCTTTCTGGTTGCCCTATTCCATACCATTATCACCTTCCGTCTAACTTACTGTGGCCCCAACGTAATTAACCATTTCTACTGTGATGACCTCCCTCTCTTGGCTTTGTCCTGTTCAGACACACACATCAAGGAAATTCTGATCTTTGCCTTTGCTGGTTTTGATATGATCTGTTCCTCTTCCATCGTCCTCACCTCCTACATCTTTATCATTGCCGCCATCTTAAGGATCCGCTCTACCCAGGGGCGACGCAAAGCCATTTCCACCTGTGGCTCCCATATGGTGGCTGTCACTATTTTCTATGGCACCTTGATCTTTATGTACCTACAGCCTAAATCAAATCATTCCCTGGACACAGATAAAATGGCATCTGTATTTTACACAGTGGTGATCCCGATGTTGAACCCCCTGATCTATAGTCTAAGgaacaaagaggtgaaagatgCCTCAAAGAAAGCCTTGGATAAATGTTGTGAAACCTTAAAGCtgttaaaattaaggaaataa
- the LOC116599938 gene encoding olfactory receptor 1038-like: MAERNRTKVTEFILLGFSVHREFEVILFVLISVVYTLTFIGNLGMISLIRLDSRLHTPMYFFLSNLAIVDLCYSSSVTPKFLETLLSKHKSISFYACATQLGFFLNFLISEMFLLAVMAYDRYVAICNPLLYMVIMSRKVCMQLVIGPYLYSFSVALLHTVVTFQLIYCGPNIINHFYCDDVPLMALACSDTSLKEILIFIFAGFNMISSLTTVLISYLYIVAAILKIQSTEGRCKAFSTCASHLTAVTIFYGTLIFMYLQPKSNHSLDTDKMASVFYTIVIPMLNPMIYSLRNQEVKNALRKAIDKCYVLFLTNFKK, from the coding sequence ATGGCTGAAAGAAATAGAACCAAAGTGACGGAAttcattcttttgggtttttcagtCCATAGAGAGTTTGAAGTCATTCTGTTTGTGCTCATTTCAGTGGTGTATACTCTAACTTTCATAGGGAACCTTGGGATGATTTCATTAATCCGATTGGATTCTCGACTTCACACACCCATGTACTTTTTTCTCAGTAATCTGGCCATCGTAGACCTCTGTTACTCTTCATCAGTAACCCCCAAATTCCTGGAGACCCTCCTAAGCAAGCACAAGTCTATATCTTTCTATGCATGTGCAACACAGCTGGGCTTTTTCCTGAACTTCCTGATTTCAGAGATGTTCCTTCTTGCGGTAATGGCTTATGACCgttatgtggccatctgcaaTCCTCTTCTCTACATGGTGATTATGTCCCGAAAGGTGTGTATGCAACTGGTAATAGGCCCTTACTTATACAGCTTTTCTGTTGCTTTGCTCCATACAGTTGTTACTTTCCAACTGATTTACTGTGGCCCCAATATCATCAATCACTTCTATTGTGATGATGTCCCTTTGATGGCCCTCGCCTGCTCGGACACCAGCCTCAAAGAAATCTTGATTTTCATCTTTGCTGGATTCAACATGATCAGCTCTTTGACAACAGTTCTTATTTCTTACTTATACATAGTGGCCGCCATCTTGAAAATCCAATCTACAGAAGGGAGGTGCAAAGCTTTTTCTACTTGTGCCTCTCACCTGACTGCTGTGACTATATTCTATGGGACTCTGATCTTCATGTATCTGCAGCCAAAATCAAACCATTCCCTTGACACAGACAAAATGGCCTCTGTGTTCTACACAATAGTAATTCCTATGCTAAACCCCATGATCTATAGCTTGAGGAACCAAGAGGTAAAAAATGCCTTAAGGAAAGCAATTGACAAATGTTATGTCCTGTTtttaacaaactttaaaaaatga